DNA sequence from the Sphingomonas taxi genome:
CGCGCGCGGAGCATAAGTGCGTCGCGCCCGGGCAAAGCGTCGCGGCCTTGCTGGCACCCGATCCGAAGGCGCGATGCCGGGTCGACAAGCAGCAGATCGCCGATGGCCGCTACACCCAGGCGCTGACCTGTCCGCAGAAGAACGGTGCGCCGATGCAGGTCAGCCGCGCCGGAACCTATACCGCGGGTGGCTTCGTCGGCCGCGCCGAGATGACCGGTCAGACGGCCAAGGGCAGAATGAATGTCGTCCTCGATCAGCGGGCGGCCCGGGTCGCCGGCAGCTGCAAGGGCTGACGACGGGGCAGGCCGTCCCTTGGCGTCGGTCGCCCCGGCGGAATCACCGATCGTCGGGGATGTCGGCGATCTCGTTGTCGGACAGGCCGGCGCTTTCGTCGCGCAGGAAGCGCAGCAGTTCCGCCACCTCGGGCGGCCCGAAGCGGAGGCCGAGGTCGTCCATCTGGATGAAGATCGCCTGCTGCCTGTCCGGTGACATCGCCGCGACGACATCGACGCAGTCCGCCAGCGTGCCTTGGCCCACGACG
Encoded proteins:
- a CDS encoding DUF3617 domain-containing protein produces the protein MRSLTPFAVLLLLPAMGSAQSLAQERWDVTSTVVDLTVPGAPGFLLRMAKGKSRAEHKCVAPGQSVAALLAPDPKARCRVDKQQIADGRYTQALTCPQKNGAPMQVSRAGTYTAGGFVGRAEMTGQTAKGRMNVVLDQRAARVAGSCKG